From the Diospyros lotus cultivar Yz01 chromosome 13, ASM1463336v1, whole genome shotgun sequence genome, one window contains:
- the LOC127788005 gene encoding exocyst complex component EXO70H1-like: MQRKGLRSLCFSTKPPSSFSVSHSPSPSRRLSDAAMERSIGEAETMIMKWNPEASTFAKVTSLFYENRGEARDFINSVAELQKAMHFLDKEDPQSEKLVRSQKLMEIAMKRLQKEFYQILSMNRAYLDPESVSARSSLTSTRSSMSDYDDDNGSEEEIRIAGESVTEVEQVSAAVMADLRLIAESMISTGYGKECVKIYKTIRKSIVDEGIYRLGVERVSNSKTHKMDRELIELKTKNWLSAVKIAVKTLFNGERILCDHVFAASDTIRESCFADITKEGAQILFGFPELAVKNKKNSPEKVFRMLDMYTAISENWPEIESIFSFESTSAVLSQAITALVKLGESVRTMVADYESAIQKDKSKLPVPGGGVHHLTVAFMSYLSRLGDYSSILPDILSYSPLPEKSSIPESYFDYSSNSDGSPKQAISLRFAWLILVLLCKLDSKAAHYKDISLAYLFLANNLQHVVDKVRKSNIKYLLGDDWISKQEAKVKQFASSYEGLAWGSVMESLRRDPTAGMSAEEVKECLRRFNRALEQAYLKQSGCVVDDSNLRQQIKLSITRKVVEAYREFYHTQRVEAWRGDRHLVRFAPQDVRNYLSDLFFGTEEAGSSTLPSRLRSP, translated from the coding sequence ATGCAGAGAAAAGGACTGAGAAGCCTATGCTTTTCCACGAAGCCACCATCATCGTTTTCGGTTTCACACAGCCCTTCTCCTTCAAGGAGGCTCTCTGACGCAGCCATGGAGCGAAGTATCGGAGAGGCGGAGACGATGATCATGAAATGGAACCCGGAAGCTTCGACCTTCGCCAAAGTCACTTCCCTCTTCTACGAGAACCGTGGAGAAGCCAGAGATTTCATCAACTCCGTTGCTGAATTACAGAAAGCAATGCATTTCCTAGATAAGGAAGATCCGCAATCAGAGAAACTCGTGCGTAGTCAGAAACTGATGGAGATTGCCATGAAGCGACTTCAGAAGGAGTTCTATCAGATTCTATCCATGAATCGAGCTTACTTGGATCCGGAATCAGTTTCTGCAAGATCCTCGCTAACCTCGACACGATCTAGCATGTCGGATTATGACGATGACAATGGGTCGGAGGAGGAGATTCGTATCGCAGGAGAATCCGTCACGGAAGTCGAGCAAGTTTCGGCCGCTGTCATGGCCGATCTGAGACTGATAGCCGAAAGTATGATATCAACTGGTTACGGTAAAGAGTGCGTGAAGATATATAAGACTATACGAAAATCgattgttgatgaaggtatataTCGACTCGGTGTTGAGAGAGTCAGCAATTCGAAGACTCACAAGATGGATCGGGAACTGATAGAGTTGAAAACGAAAAATTGGTTGAGTGCTGTGAAGATCGCAGTGAAGACACTATTCAATGGGGAGAGAATTCTCTGTGATCACGTCTTCGCAGCCTCCGACACCATCAGAGAATCATGTTTCGCTGATATCACGAAAGAAGGAGCGCAAATTTTGTTTGGATTCCCTGAACTTGCGgtgaaaaacaagaagaattcGCCGGAAAAGGTTTTCCGTATGCTCGACATGTACACCGCAATCTCGGAAAACTGGCCCGAGATCGAGTCCATCTTCTCATTCGAATCCACCTCCGCCGTACTATCACAAGCCATCACCGCGCTGGTCAAGCTCGGCGAATCTGTTCGGACAATGGTAGCCGATTATGAATCGGCGATCCAGAAGGACAAATCCAAGTTGCCCGTTCCCGGTGGTGGAGTTCATCATCTAACGGTTGCATTCATGAGTTACCTGTCTCGCCTCGGCGATTACAGCAGCATTCTGCCGGACATCCTCTCCTATTCTCCACTGCCGGAGAAATCATCCATACCTGAGTCTTATTTTGACTACTCCTCCAACTCCGACGGATCTCCCAAACAGGCTATCTCCCTCCGGTTCGCGTGGCTGATCCTCGTCCTCCTCTGCAAACTAGACAGCAAAGCTGCCCATTATAAAGACATCTCCCTCGCTTACCTCTTCTTAGCCAACAATCTCCAACACGTCGTCGACAAAGTACGCAAATCGAATATCAAGTACCTCCTCGGCGACGATTGGATCTCAAAGCAAGAAGCCAAAGTCAAGCAGTTCGCCTCCAGCTATGAAGGGCTAGCGTGGGGGTCCGTTATGGAATCGCTGAGGCGAGATCCAACGGCAGGGATGTCGGCGGAAGAAGTAAAAGAATGTTTGAGGAGATTCAACAGAGCGTTGGAGCAGGCGTACCTGAAGCAATCTGGGTGCGTCGTGGACGATAGCAATCTCAGGCAGCAAATCAAACTGTCGATAACGAGGAAGGTTGTGGAGGCTTATAGAGAGTTCTACCACACGCAGAGAGTGGAGGCGTGGAGAGGAGATCGGCATTTGGTAAGATTTGCCCCTCAGGATGTGAGAAATTACCTATCAGATCTGTTCTTTGGTACTGAAGAGGCAGGGAGTTCTACGCTGCCATCGAGATTGCGATCTCCCTGA